A genomic window from Cucumis melo cultivar AY chromosome 8, USDA_Cmelo_AY_1.0, whole genome shotgun sequence includes:
- the LOC103484651 gene encoding uncharacterized protein LOC103484651: MDRLAAVFRYGADSSVWESGSDHSPEKPTADLFDLVKSFIEKGDFEFKEGETEDSCTEESDGFSFDSDAGVVKLRNLFGSLENKNEEIRIETEQALKLVGGRSVPGINRQLMAHLRRKGFDAGLCKSKMEKLRAFPAGDHEYIDVNFGGNRYIVEIFLAREFEIARPTSKYVSLLNTFPEIFVGTLDELKQVVKLMCSAMKESMKKRNMHIPPWRRNGYMQAKWFGSYKRTTNHKVSGSAEAETSPSEMSLPCFKSYYCRGDFGRNAGIRVGNLTAVFGGNELLL, from the exons ATGGATAGGTTAGCCGCAGTCTTCCGCTACGGTGCTGATTCCTCCGTCTGGGAGAGCGGTAGCGACCATTCGCCGGAAAAACCCACCGCCGACCTTTTCGACCTCGTTAAGTCGTTCATTGAAAAGGGTGATTTCGAATTTAAGGAAGGAGAGACGGAAGATAGCTGTACTGAAGAATCAGACGGTTTTTCCTTTGATTCGGATGCAGGGGTTGTCAAGTTGCGGAATCTGTTTGGTTCCTTAGAAAACAAGAACGAGGAAATCAGAATTGAAACAGAACAAGCTCTGAAGCTCGTTGGTGGAAGATCGGTACCGGGGATTAATCGTCAATTGATGGCACATTTGCGAAGAAAAGGCTTTGATGCCG GTCTTTGCAAATCGAAGATGGAGAAACTCCGGGCATTTCCGGCAGGTGATCATGAGTATATCGACGTCAATTTTGGTGGAAATCGATACATCGTAGAAATCTTTTTAGCTAGAGAATTTGAAATTGCCCGACCAACAAGTAAATACGTATCATTACTCAACACATTTCCGGAGATTTTCGTCGGAACTTTGGATGAATTGAAGCAGGTGGTGAAGCTAATGTGCTCTGCCATGAAAGAGTCCATGAAAAAGAGGAATATGCATATACCTCCGTGGAGAAGAAATGGGTACATGCAAGCAAAATGGTTTGGTTCTTACAAACGAACTACGAACCACAAAGTGTCAGGATCGGCTGAAGCAGAAACTTCACCGTCGGAAATGAGTTTACCCTGTTTTAAATCCTACTATTGTAGGGGAGATTTCGGCCGAAATGCAGGTATCAGAGTTGGGAATTTAACTGCTGTTTTTGGTGGCAATGAGTTACTTCTGTAG